A window of Photobacterium sp. GJ3 contains these coding sequences:
- a CDS encoding heavy metal translocating P-type ATPase, whose product MNTPCYHCGDPVPQDTTWTVEILGQARQMCCPGCEAVAQTIVDSGLTSYYEYRTATADKADLVPQQLQSLSLYDNEDIQQDFVRENENTHEVTLSLEGVSCAACAWLIEKHLKREAGVVNIRVNTTTHRALLSWDPAQTKLSQLLSAIHRLGYKAAPFEADNQEQHYHDTMKSYLYRLGIAGLATMQVMMLAVALYFEVFGDLDETFRNYFRWVSLLFATPVLLYSALPFYLNAWRNLRARTLGMDVPVSIALIFAYCASLYATVTEQGEVFFESISMFTFFLLIGRYLEMRARRKAAAASANLLKLIPAMATLADGSQIAAKSLKVGDVVTVLPGESLPADGVIISGSSVIDESMLTGEPLPVRREPGHDVYAGTINGDGNLSIEVTQDRQHSLISNIIRLQDEAQASKPKIAEIADIVARYFVATILLISACTWFYWHQHRPEDALWITLAVLVATCPCALSLATPTALTCATSRLGRFGILLRRGHVLETLCNVNQLVIDKTGTLTEGNVRIVTTACFSDVPEDDVLSIAAELERYANHPIARAFSAYRNADFAFDTVENEVGFGLKGFRANQEWRIGKQAFAFTDQNQIPSAQDFQVWLTCEGQAIAAFRLDDPIRSDSKSLVSAFQAEGIQVTMLTGDHSENATRVAETLAVDKLISGASPQGKLQYLQSLDKRQVALMIGDGVNDAPVLAGAHLSLAMGSGTDVAKSSADMVLLGDHLDRVLEARQLAIRTRKIIRENLAWALGYNLVILPLAVAGLVAPYIAVLGMSASSIIVVSNSLRLLKEDG is encoded by the coding sequence ATGAATACACCTTGCTATCACTGTGGTGATCCAGTTCCGCAGGACACCACTTGGACCGTTGAAATCCTGGGGCAAGCACGTCAAATGTGTTGCCCTGGGTGCGAAGCTGTTGCTCAAACCATTGTAGACAGCGGGCTGACCTCATATTATGAGTACCGGACAGCAACAGCAGACAAAGCTGATCTCGTGCCGCAGCAGTTACAATCATTGTCACTCTACGACAACGAAGATATCCAACAGGATTTCGTCCGTGAAAATGAAAACACCCATGAAGTGACACTGTCACTGGAAGGTGTTTCCTGTGCCGCCTGTGCCTGGCTGATCGAAAAGCACCTCAAGCGAGAAGCTGGCGTGGTCAATATTCGCGTGAATACAACAACCCACCGCGCTTTACTCAGTTGGGATCCCGCACAAACCAAACTGAGCCAACTGCTGTCTGCCATTCATCGTCTGGGTTACAAAGCCGCACCTTTTGAAGCAGATAACCAGGAACAGCACTATCACGACACCATGAAAAGTTACTTGTATCGTTTAGGCATTGCCGGCCTGGCAACGATGCAAGTGATGATGCTGGCGGTTGCACTCTACTTTGAAGTCTTTGGCGATCTGGATGAAACCTTCAGAAACTATTTCCGCTGGGTTAGTCTGCTGTTTGCCACGCCAGTGCTGCTCTACTCTGCACTGCCTTTCTATCTCAACGCCTGGCGGAATTTGAGAGCCAGAACATTAGGGATGGATGTCCCGGTTTCAATTGCATTGATCTTCGCTTATTGTGCCAGCTTGTATGCAACGGTCACCGAGCAAGGAGAAGTATTCTTCGAATCCATCTCCATGTTCACCTTCTTCCTGCTGATCGGTCGGTACCTGGAAATGCGCGCCCGTCGTAAAGCAGCAGCAGCCAGTGCGAACCTGCTGAAGCTGATTCCAGCGATGGCGACCCTTGCAGACGGCAGCCAGATTGCAGCCAAGAGCTTAAAAGTTGGTGACGTTGTCACTGTCCTGCCGGGTGAAAGCCTTCCTGCGGATGGTGTGATTATTTCAGGTAGCAGTGTCATTGATGAATCCATGCTGACCGGTGAACCTTTACCTGTTCGCCGGGAACCAGGCCATGATGTCTATGCCGGAACCATCAACGGAGACGGAAACCTCAGCATTGAAGTCACCCAGGATCGCCAGCATTCACTGATTTCGAACATTATCCGTCTTCAGGATGAAGCGCAGGCATCCAAACCGAAAATTGCCGAAATTGCTGATATCGTCGCCCGTTATTTTGTGGCCACGATTTTGCTCATCTCTGCCTGCACCTGGTTTTATTGGCACCAACACCGGCCTGAAGACGCACTTTGGATCACGCTGGCTGTTCTGGTCGCCACCTGCCCTTGCGCACTTTCACTGGCAACACCGACAGCCCTGACCTGTGCAACCTCAAGGCTTGGTCGTTTTGGCATTCTGCTTCGTCGTGGGCATGTGCTTGAAACACTGTGTAATGTCAATCAGCTCGTCATCGACAAAACAGGAACACTGACAGAAGGCAACGTGCGAATTGTGACCACTGCGTGTTTTTCCGATGTTCCGGAAGATGATGTTCTCTCCATTGCTGCTGAACTCGAGCGCTATGCAAACCACCCGATTGCCCGTGCATTCTCGGCTTACAGAAACGCTGATTTTGCTTTTGACACAGTTGAAAACGAAGTCGGCTTTGGCCTGAAAGGTTTCCGGGCTAATCAGGAATGGCGAATCGGTAAACAGGCATTTGCTTTTACTGATCAAAACCAGATACCTTCTGCTCAGGATTTTCAGGTCTGGCTGACCTGCGAAGGTCAAGCAATTGCAGCATTCCGGCTGGATGACCCAATCCGGAGCGACAGTAAATCTCTCGTGAGTGCATTTCAGGCCGAAGGCATTCAGGTGACCATGCTGACAGGCGATCATTCAGAGAATGCAACCCGTGTTGCAGAAACACTGGCAGTCGACAAACTCATCAGTGGTGCTTCGCCACAGGGAAAACTGCAATACCTTCAATCGCTGGACAAGCGTCAGGTTGCACTCATGATCGGCGATGGCGTCAACGATGCACCTGTTCTGGCCGGTGCCCATTTATCTCTGGCGATGGGCAGCGGAACCGATGTTGCCAAGTCCTCTGCAGATATGGTTTTACTGGGGGATCACCTTGACCGGGTTCTGGAAGCACGCCAGCTGGCAATCAGGACTCGAAAAATCATCCGTGAAAATCTGGCCTGGGCCTTGGGGTATAACCTTGTTATCCTCCCATTAGCTGTCGCGGGACTGGTTGCTCCCTACATTGCTGTACTCGGGATGTCAGCCAGCTCCATCATTGTCGTATCTAACTCGCTGAGGTTGTTAAAAGAAGATGGCTAG
- a CDS encoding FixH family protein, with protein MQKPWYKQFWPWFIIAIPATSITYSMTALYLFSQNKVDLVAEDYYKKGKGINQDFSRLRVADALHLQANISVAESNIVLAFNKGDLKAYPTLRVTFTHRTLPDQDFTLMVSPDMKGHYRFSTAEPIDGPWFVEVEPFKGDWKLHGRLNLPSSDPIQLFGQNQG; from the coding sequence ATGCAAAAGCCATGGTATAAGCAGTTTTGGCCTTGGTTCATCATTGCGATTCCAGCCACTTCCATTACATACAGTATGACCGCACTGTATCTCTTCTCTCAGAACAAAGTGGATTTGGTCGCAGAGGATTACTATAAGAAAGGAAAAGGCATCAATCAGGACTTTTCCCGCCTCCGTGTTGCAGATGCACTGCATCTTCAGGCGAACATTTCAGTCGCTGAATCCAATATCGTGTTAGCTTTTAATAAAGGTGACTTGAAAGCCTATCCAACCCTGCGTGTTACCTTCACGCATCGTACACTACCCGATCAAGATTTTACCCTGATGGTCAGTCCTGACATGAAAGGCCATTACCGCTTCAGCACAGCTGAGCCCATTGATGGCCCTTGGTTTGTTGAAGTCGAGCCATTCAAAGGCGACTGGAAATTACATGGTCGACTGAACCTCCCTTCCAGTGATCCGATTCAGCTGTTTGGACAAAATCAGGGATGA
- the ccoP gene encoding cytochrome-c oxidase, cbb3-type subunit III translates to MSTFWSIWVSVITLGTLAGIAIILAWCSRDKMGVEEGEDMGHEYDGIREINNPLPKWWSYMFWGTIIFSLVYLALYPGLGNFKGFLGWQSSDQTVRTVAESKASIAQSQHNKELDQYAKELGDAEKSYGELFKSLAYDESGNNLRPIEAIAADQDARRVGQRLFLQNCAQCHGSDARGQQGFPNLTDNDWLYGGEPETIKTTIMHGRQGAMPAWIDTLGEQGVQEVTSYALSLSGRKVNAKEAAAGKQRFVVCAACHGTDGKGNPAFGAPDLTDNIWLFGGSRSAVVDTITHGRQGVMPAWENILGEEKVQLISAYVWGLSNSEQ, encoded by the coding sequence ATGTCAACGTTTTGGAGTATATGGGTTTCAGTCATCACGCTTGGCACCCTGGCAGGTATTGCCATTATTCTGGCTTGGTGTAGCCGGGATAAAATGGGCGTTGAAGAAGGTGAAGACATGGGACACGAGTACGATGGTATTCGTGAAATCAATAACCCACTGCCGAAATGGTGGTCCTACATGTTCTGGGGCACCATTATCTTTTCACTGGTTTATCTGGCGCTATATCCGGGCTTAGGAAACTTCAAAGGTTTTCTGGGATGGCAGAGTTCGGACCAGACGGTCCGTACCGTGGCTGAATCAAAAGCATCGATTGCTCAGTCTCAGCACAACAAAGAGCTGGATCAGTATGCCAAGGAACTGGGTGACGCAGAGAAATCCTACGGTGAGCTGTTTAAATCACTTGCCTACGATGAATCTGGAAACAACCTTCGTCCGATTGAAGCGATTGCAGCCGATCAGGATGCTCGTCGTGTCGGTCAGCGTTTGTTCTTGCAAAACTGTGCTCAGTGCCATGGCTCTGACGCACGGGGCCAGCAAGGATTCCCGAATCTGACAGACAACGATTGGCTCTACGGTGGCGAACCGGAAACCATCAAAACGACCATTATGCATGGCCGTCAGGGCGCAATGCCGGCATGGATTGACACGCTGGGCGAACAGGGTGTACAAGAAGTGACCAGCTATGCCCTGAGCCTGTCAGGCCGTAAAGTGAATGCCAAAGAAGCTGCCGCTGGTAAACAACGTTTCGTTGTTTGTGCGGCTTGTCATGGTACAGATGGTAAAGGTAACCCTGCGTTTGGTGCACCGGATCTGACAGATAATATCTGGCTCTTTGGTGGTTCACGCAGCGCCGTCGTTGATACAATCACTCATGGACGCCAAGGTGTGATGCCAGCATGGGAAAACATCCTGGGAGAAGAGAAAGTTCAGCTTATCTCTGCTTATGTCTGGGGTCTGAGCAATAGCGAACAGTAA
- a CDS encoding CcoQ/FixQ family Cbb3-type cytochrome c oxidase assembly chaperone, producing the protein MDIGTIHSIWTVILFGSFIGIVLWAYSKRRKSQFEEAANLVFADEDKDTATREEDRSK; encoded by the coding sequence ATGGATATTGGAACCATTCATAGCATTTGGACAGTCATCCTGTTCGGCAGCTTTATTGGTATTGTCCTTTGGGCCTATAGCAAACGCCGTAAATCTCAATTCGAAGAAGCTGCAAACCTTGTGTTTGCAGATGAGGATAAAGATACGGCCACGCGTGAAGAAGACAGGAGCAAATAA